The genomic DNA AAATTCTgaattgcttttattttctctgcataTAAATGTAGTCAAGCAAACTATGATGTGGATCTCTGGTCCAATATTTGGTACATCAGTGGTAATGATTCCCCCAAAAATCTTTCtagctgtgctttgtgttgctATGGCAATGTCTGCAATAACTGGTCAAATAGTTAGTAATCCTGGATGTTGATTTGAGTGCATATCAcctatatgttttttatttttattttctttctggtGATTTTGATCTCTTTCATatcagaatgtgtttttatactttagTAAATGTGCGTCTGTGGAGGAATATAGGTAGGTGGCCAGTCATTAGGCTGGAGAAGGATTCTGCTCTTCATTGTGTatgcatgttgtttattttgctgtttggtGAGTACAGTGTTCTGACTCTGCATGAACCTGTCGATTTCATAACAGCAGAGTGTGGGTAATTGTGTGGGAGCTTTGCTAGCAACGGTTGCAGTCTCTACTAGGAAGGGATCCATGGTTGTCATGTAATCAGCACTGCTtgtcaggaacacacacacatatccacacacacactgtttactgTCGTACAACCACTGTTTCTTCAGTCAACTTTGGAATGCTAAACACCTGAACTGTCTCCCCCACTCATAAATATTGATTAGGTTATTGTGTCTGAGGTGTAGCAAACTGTGAAGTGTTTTCCCTAGTGTTTTGCTCTTGTGAGTGacgtgtttttgtgtgtgtgcgtgtgttcatCCTTCCAGACTGAAAGGAGACAGGCCCATCCAGTGCGGAGACTTTGATGGACTTTTGGAGTTGGCGACTGTGTGCTCTATGTGCAATGACTCTTCACTTGACTACAATGAggtaattacacacacacacacacacacacacacacacacacacacacacacacacacacacacacacacacacacacacacacacacacacgcacactgtacttctatctttgtgaggaccctCTATAAACTCATTCTTTCCGGGCCCCTTACAGTGACTTTAACTATCACATCACTGAATGCCTGCCCCCAATCCTTACCCCAGCACATACCTCAACCTTATTCTGACCTGAACATTAAAACCAAGTCTTAGCCAtcaaacaggcctttgaagaAGTGAGGACTGGCCAAATTGTCctctctttccaaaaatgtcctcagtCTTTTGGTCCTCACTATGTAGCAAGCACaagacatatacacacacataattgtAGAGATAAAATTTGTATCCTCCTCTATTCCTGACGTAATTTAAATTATCTATGCAAATCAAACCCATCTTTGACACATACGGCATTGTGTTTCTTTACAAATGCCCTCATGCATTGACACTGCAACGACTCCATAAACGGTACACACATGCATTAAAGTAagccttcttctcttctctacTTCAGCTGAGCTAATTTTACTCAGACGTATGATCTTTTTCTACGGTTTGGATTGCttttctcacctctctgtcaTCACCATGGTATCATGGTAACTATGCTGAGGAGCAAGGCCAGCGATGAGGCACTTTTCAACACCCATGCATCCTCCCAGACTAACTATTTCTGTTCTCGTAAATGGTCGTTTTGCCACCACTTTTGAACGTTTCCGAATAAAGGCCCTGCAGAGTGAAAGATCAAAGTGTGCTAAacccagagagaggagagctaGGTGTTTTATTGCAGAGTCACACCAACAAATTATGTTTGGTACGCCATTACTGGTCCACTTTGCATGTATGACTTAAAGTTTGCAGAGGAAGAGGTAAATTACCTGAAGATTCGCTCACAGCATGTTTGTTTACGAGTGTGTCTTCGAGAAGGTCATTGACATTTAACAGTGGAGGCTGTTTCTCCTCACGTTTGATCTAAAATGTGTCATCATAAAGGGGTCTAACATCTATAAAACGGCATGTGTTGATGCATTTCTGTTCTCTCGTAGGCCAAAGGGGTTTATGAAAAGGTGGGTGAAGCCACAGAGACGGCTCTCACCACCTTGGTGGAGAAGATGAACGTCTTCAAGACCGACCTGTCCGGACTCAGCAAGGTGGAACGCGCCGGTGCCTGTAACTCGGTAAGCTTCGTGTGGAGATGTGAGGCTGACCCTGAAGTgtgatgtttgtctgtttaactCACTTGGTAGACCCCAAATCATGTACCAAGACTGAGTCCTTAACGCAAGGCCGGGTTAGGATCCGACCTGCTGATATTTGCTGCATGttgtcccctctctctctctcaccgcCCCCCTAGCCCGACTATCTTCAGCTTGACTATGAGGacaaaatgccccaaaaaacatcttcaaaaaaacaacttcagtgACTTTACACACCAAAGTCTATGATAAGGTGTTGGGGTACCACTGCATGTATGAAAAGTTGTATAAAGCATTTTGTGTTTACAGATGGAGGTGAACAAAATCTGGTAAACTGCCTGTTTGGGTTGAAGATTAACAGTTTGAAAATGACTTGGGTTGTGGAGTCAGAAAGTAGTAATCCTCATCTCTGCTTTACTGCTAAAGGCTAGAGGCTAGATCAGCTGCTACTGGCATTACACACCCGTATATCTGAACCAACTGTCAAGTGCATTATGGATATCGTTGgcgccaggttttgacaagaaaGACGAATGTGTAGTTTAAACAAGACATTATCTCTGGTTCTGCACCGATTTTGATAAAAACTCTTTTAAAAACAGTCCGACAGTGTTTTAGGAGTGCGATGGGAACTCTTTTGAGTAGTTGTTTAATGTCCGATCAATGCTTCATGAGGTTTTAAAACTGTCTGATCATTATACTGCTCatcttcatccattcatcttcaATGACCATATTGTACAATGTCCGGTATCGCTAGCTTGCTAGCTTCCGCTATCTTGCTATCACAGATAGGAGAAGCGGAGGAGAATGTCGTGTGAGATCTGCAGCCAATGGCAGGCTTACATCCACGGACAACATCCGATGAGTCATAACCGATTCAGCGTATCTGCTGCAGGCTTTGCACTTCTCAGCATGAATGTGAGAGCGACTGTATTTGTTCTGCTCATTATACCATACAGTACGCTGTCTGGTTGTGGCGATGACATAATGACCTAGTGTGCCCCCTGGTTATACAAATTTGTTCCAGATTATttaagtattgttttattttgagagACTTGCAATGAGTCAACAAGCTCAGGGTTTTAGTGTCTTTACTCGAGGGCTGTTTAATTAAGCTCTAGGTTGTTGATAGACACATGTTTGACATCAGGGAGTGAACCTGTGAGTGTTTGCTTATGAATTAGAATAGTCTAAGTGTAGTTTACAACAGCTATAAAGACAGCATGCCTGCCGGTGTATTACTTTGAGTTTAGGGAGGGGAGGTTTGTCACATTGACAGATTTCAGGACATCTGTCACATGTTTGAAGTCCACTGACAGAGTGTGTGAACATCTCAGTCGTGATGTTAACCTTTCAGCCGTTTTATGTGTAATTTGGAATTGGATAAGCACAGACTGTGAACTACAGGGACACCTACTGGTAGAACAGAACATGACAGATGATGCAGTATGTAATGAATAGGGATGTTTATGGCTTTAGATTTGAGTCCCTTCTAGTTAGCATTTTTTCTATATACTTCCAGCTGTTGTCGCTAGCCGTCCTCAGCCAGGTCTCCATTATCACCATGTGCTGTTGTACAGAGACATCTGAGGCGGCAGCCAGACATCCAGACAAGGTGGTTGAGTGCTGGGTCTAAAGTGTTATCCTTCAGCTGTCAGTAGCTCAGCCAAACCTCTGTCGGCCTGACAGCTGCCCACGGATACCGCTACTTAGCTCAAGCTCTGCCTCTTAGTCACTTTCTTTGCCTCCTCTTttctcaatttttctttttcatccatCAGGTGATCAAGCAGTTGATGAAGAAGGAGTTCACCCTGGAGTTCTCCCGTGACCGCAAGTCCATGTCTGTCTACTGCACCCCCGTCAAGCCGGGCTCCCAGAGCAAGATGTTCATCAAGGCACGAATAATTGATACGATCACAAACGCACAGAGAGACATACCTTTCATCGCTTTCATTCGTCGGTGTCACTGCTTGACTTTCTTCTCTTGTGACAATGTGATTCCTCCTCACAGGGCGCTCCAGAGAGTGTGATTGAGCGCTGTCAGTACCTGCGGGTGGGAACAGGGAAGGTGACGCTGACGCCAGCGCTGCGCGACCAGCTGCTGTCTAAGATCAGGGACTGGGGGACCGGCAGGGACACCCTGCGCTGCCTGGCCTTGGCCACTCATGACACCCCGCCGCGCAAAGAGAATATGGACTTGGAGAATTCCAACAAGTTTGCAGAGTATGAGGTAAAGCAGATGTTTATCTCAGGGATCTGATTTGTTCAAATATGCTTGATTAGGTCATATGgagtaaaacacacaacacactggattttttttattatttgcaatattaaatgtgatttttgcatGAGGTTTCCTTACTTCTGCAACAGAACTGATGAGTTTCACTTGGGCTcagtgttaattagtgagcgttagaggtgctggtaggcagacaGAGCCCGGCTAGCCGTTTCCCtgtgtttccagtctttatggtcagctaagctaactgatTTCTGGCTGGAGCTTCACATTTAACTGACAGACTTGAGAGTTGTATCAATCTTACACTCGGCAAGATGTCAAACTGATCCTTTTAAGTTATCTTTGCTGCCGTCTGTCTATCGTTTGAATCACATCAGTGATTAAATCTCTATTTACAGAAAGCATAAAGCTTTTACACTTCGTTGTTCTTCCCTGATACGATAGAAACTAATCTGTTTGATGTTTTCTGcagctatacaaataaaaagaggtTAATTCCATTTCTGTGGGACTGAAGTGAGATTCTGTTTTCAGATATCGTTATGTGCGACCTAATCcccttctctctttatttttctctctctgtttccgaTCAGTTGGGTCTCACGTTTGTTGGCTGCGTGGGCATGCTGGACCCGCCAAGGAAGGAGGTGATTGGCTCGATAAAACTGTGCAACGAGGCGGGAATCCGCGTCATCATGATCACTGGGGACAACAAGGGCACGGCCGTGGCCATCTGCAGACGAATCGGCATCTTTGGCGACGACGAAGAAGTGACGGGGAAGGCCTACACGGGCCGCGAGTTTGACGACCTCCCGCTGGAGGCCCAGAGAGAAGCCGTCAAACGGGCACGATGCTTCGCCCGCGTGGAGCCCGCCCACAAGTCTAAGATCGTGGGATACCTGCAGGCGTTCGATGAGATTACTGCCATGGTGAGGAGAAGGGACGATGCACAACTTCCTACGCTGGCACCCACCTGCTTCTGCTTCATGCAAATCCACAGATTGTACATTTCCTTTGTCACGCGTTCCTTTTATGCCCATTtcaagggaggaaaaaaatgctttttctcGTTCCTTCATCTGTGTGTTATGTGAACGACTTGTGGAAAAATGCTGGAGAGGAGGCCGGTGAGGCGTGACATGTTTCAGGTCTCTGAGAGGCTGTTCTCCCAGACACTGCTATCAAAAGCTGTCATCTCGGGCGCGCTCTGCTGCTTCCTATCTGACACACGTCTCAGAAGAGGGGATGatcggagggagggagggagagagagtgcaATATCACCATTTGCCTGTCAGAGTAAATCCACTTTTCAGCGCAGTCTAGAGCAGCTTCAGGCCCTGCCATGACGGATTGATATACTTACTCGATCCTCTCTGGATCTGAAACGATAATGAGACTTTGCATAGTGAGATAGTGGTTTGTTAATCATGGTTAGTTTGTTCGACCAATCTCTGTTTAAAGAATAATCTCCCTTAAATTTTTTATGTATGCTCAATATCAAGCTGAAGCAATTAAGTTTAAATTGAACTTTTATCCTTCAGAGAGGTTTCTTCAGCTTTTTGCTCCTTAATGCTGAGGCTGTGTTCACAAAATCTGCTTTTATTTACTAAAATTAGTTTTGTTGTAGcctgagggaaaaaaatggtaTTCAAATTATTGGGCTTGACATACGAGTCTTTTTTTCTACGTACATAAGTCATGTTTTGGGATGTTCCACGTAACCAGGATTTCTGGTACAATCCTGTGAGTTGGGTTTTTCTGATGCATTGGTGACAGAGGCAGTCTTTTCTCGCCGCAGACAGGAGATGGTGTGAACGATGCCCCAGCCCTGAAGAAAGCAGAGATCGGCATCGCCATGGGCTCTGGCACAGCGGTGGCCAAGTCGGCGTCTGAGATGGTGCTGTCCGACGATAACTTCTCCACCATAGTGGCCGCTGTGGAGGAGGGCAGAGCCATCTACAACAACATGAAGCAGTTCATCAGATACCTCATCTCCTCTAACGTGGGAGAAGTGGTCTGGTGAgaaacaggaacacacacacgcacactgagACGCATGTCTTCACCTTCAGTCGGCTGATGGTTGTTTCTTCTCGCTGTCCGTCTCTAGCATCTTCCTGACCGCCATCCTGGGCCTCCCAGAGGCTCTGATTCCAGTCCAGCTGCTGTGGGTGAACCTGGTGACCGACGGCCTGCCGGCCACCGCCCTGGGCTTTAACCCCCCAGACCTGGACATCATGGACAAACCCCCCCGCAACCCCAAGGAGCCTCTCATCTCCGGCTGGCTCTTCTTCAGATATCTGGCCATTGGAGGTAGGGTTTGCTCAATGTGTGATCAAGTCAGAGTATAGACGGGTTTGCAGTTTAAAATTGAGGATCGTCAAACATAAGTTGCTGGAATGTCATGATAAATGGacattttcaatatttagaATAAGAGGAGACATGCTGGAAACtagtaaatataactttttacaagttttttttgtattttaattttgtacACTGCTCTCAATTTTCCAAAAAGTTCTCTTTTCCTACACCCCTCTTGTTGATAGACTTCTAGCTAACATGACACATAGAATTCCAGGAAGAAAAAGTAGGCAGCTTATTTCAGATGGCTAATAAAGCGCTCGGGGAGGTTTGTTACTTTGGATGTTGAAGGTTTTCCATCCATTACTTTTGTGATTCCTGAAGTTTAAAGCACACAAATATCTTCTCATGTCATCCTGGTTGGCTGTGGCCCCCCTATGACCATACGTTAACTGCATTTCATGTACACAATATCTCAGTAGAGAGCAGCAACggtaatgtttacaacagccGATCACTTTTGTGTAAATGTCCATGCTTATTgaacagatgtattgataatGTATTTATGCTTTTTACTCGTGAATGTTTTACTGCAGTAACCGTAACGATCGTGGAAATGCACATTAAACACGTAAAAAAATAGACAGGTTTTAGTTTCGGTACCTTTAAGAAATGGTAATGGTTCGTTAGTGTTTGTCCgatctgggctgctgtagaaacatggcagtgcaagATGGCAGACTCCCTggaagaggacccgctccctaCATAGAATAAATAGCTTTTTCTCAGCCAAAGAAATCATAAAGATTTTTTGTTtcactaatgaaaacatggtTTTGCATATAATATTCCTCTGCAAATTAATCCCactaaatgttacacacagttcattttaagtgatttttttattttttatttggcacaaacgtccactagCACATAACTCAACTGATTTGACTTTGTTAGTCAAAGGTCACTTGGCTGGCTAACTGGTGGAGTCATACAACTGAAGGCTgaaattctgttttttgtttctcctgtAGGATATGTGGGTCTTGGAACCGTGGGTGCTGCCACGTGGTGGTACCTGTTTGATGAAGAAGGCCCACAAGTGTCTTTCTATCAGCTGGTGAGTTACAAACCAttgctctgctctctgtctgtctttctgtcctcagaatatagttttgtttttctgttatattttgATATGCACCCCCTTCCAGCTTTCTTGAGACATCAATGTTTGGCGATCCCAGTGGTGTACAAAAATAGAAAGGGAAGTAAGACCCATGTGGCGTGATTGCACTCAGGGTGGGGACGAGGCCAAGGTTCTGCAGCTGTTCCCCCATTAGATCTGAGCTCCATCAAACCAAGTCGCAGGGGTCCCCGGCAACTTCCTGACGACACACACGCAAGCACAGacgctcccacacacacacacacacacatacacactcttaaTCCTGCTCCATCTCCCTCTACAGAGACACTTCATGCAGTGTACCGAGGACAACCCCATGTTCCAGGGCGTAGACTGCGAGGTGTTTGAATCCCGCTTCCCCACCACCATGGCCCTGTCTGTGCTGGTCACCATCGAGATGTTCAACTCTCTCAACAGGTCAGTTGTCCTCTGCTGCGTTGTCTGGGGCAAAGACTCCTTAAATGTCAGATGTTTATGAAAAAGAAGACACTGTGGTCCAACAGACAGCACTCCCTTTGGGATGGAACGAAAGAATCTGAGAGAGGGAAGGTTAAAATAAAGAGCTGGCTGACCAGTGAAAACGTTATCCCTGACCAAGACAGTCAGTTACCCATGTTAACCTGGTTACTATCCCCCATATAAGGAGGCAGGCTTGTTTATGTGATGCATTTAGTGACAAAATTATAATCTTAAATAGTAATGTGGTTGCAACCTTGTGAGCTTGCCAGAGTCCTTCTTATTTGATCTTTTCAACATGATAAAACAACTTCAATGTAAATCCTTAATATCGGTGTGAGCTCCTACATAGTCAACATGTTTTGATCTATTAAATATTCTTCTCCACCAGTTTGTCTGAGAACCAGTCCCTGCTCAGGATGCCTCCCTGGGTCAACATCTGGCTGCTGGGAGCCatcatcctctccctctccctccactTCTTAATCCTCTACGTTGAGCCTCTGCCGGTAAGTGTCAATCCAGTCAGCGAGCCTACTGTGGATCTATGGGGTGTTACTGATAATCAAACATATCAGGGTCCAAATACATGGcgatatatttttaaaagcagatGATTTTTCTCGACAAGTTTGTGTTTCTCGAGGTAAAATATACCATGAGAGAAGAGTACAGTTGCCCT from Anoplopoma fimbria isolate UVic2021 breed Golden Eagle Sablefish chromosome 24, Afim_UVic_2022, whole genome shotgun sequence includes the following:
- the atp2a3 gene encoding sarcoplasmic/endoplasmic reticulum calcium ATPase 1, yielding MENAHTKSASEVLDNFGVNENTGLTLEQVKVNVEKYGPNELPAEEGKSLWELVAEQFEDLLVRILLAACVSFVLALFEEGEETATAFVEPIVILLILIANAVIGVWQERNAENAIEALKEYEPEMGKVYRMNRKAVQRIKARDIVPGDIVEVAVGDKVPADIRVTSIKSTTLRVDQSILTGESVSVIKHTDPVPDPRAVNQDKKNMLFSGTNIAAGRAIGVVVATGVSTEIGKIRNQMAATEQEKTPLQQKLDEFGQQLSKVISLICVAVWVINIGHFGDPVHGGSWVRGAIYYFKIAVALAVAAIPEGLPAVITTCLALGTRRMAKKNAIVRSLPSVETLGCTSVICSDKTGTLTTNQMSVCRMFVADKVEDSSCSLHEFSITGSTYAPEGQILKGDRPIQCGDFDGLLELATVCSMCNDSSLDYNEAKGVYEKVGEATETALTTLVEKMNVFKTDLSGLSKVERAGACNSVIKQLMKKEFTLEFSRDRKSMSVYCTPVKPGSQSKMFIKGAPESVIERCQYLRVGTGKVTLTPALRDQLLSKIRDWGTGRDTLRCLALATHDTPPRKENMDLENSNKFAEYELGLTFVGCVGMLDPPRKEVIGSIKLCNEAGIRVIMITGDNKGTAVAICRRIGIFGDDEEVTGKAYTGREFDDLPLEAQREAVKRARCFARVEPAHKSKIVGYLQAFDEITAMTGDGVNDAPALKKAEIGIAMGSGTAVAKSASEMVLSDDNFSTIVAAVEEGRAIYNNMKQFIRYLISSNVGEVVCIFLTAILGLPEALIPVQLLWVNLVTDGLPATALGFNPPDLDIMDKPPRNPKEPLISGWLFFRYLAIGGYVGLGTVGAATWWYLFDEEGPQVSFYQLRHFMQCTEDNPMFQGVDCEVFESRFPTTMALSVLVTIEMFNSLNSLSENQSLLRMPPWVNIWLLGAIILSLSLHFLILYVEPLPLIFQVTPLRWYQWIVVLKISIPVILLDEALKYISRNHLEGDEDKKYRRRWQQLN